One Punica granatum isolate Tunisia-2019 chromosome 3, ASM765513v2, whole genome shotgun sequence genomic window carries:
- the LOC116201878 gene encoding mitogen-activated protein kinase kinase kinase 18, whose amino-acid sequence MPSFTRTPTLDSGPPQHSANFTPHDQYLLFEFSPPPPPFSSSRNYMHTYIQSQQQQKQQILPRMATTTSSSPPPWVRGKVIGRGSYGTVSLAFHRETGRVFAVKSVELGSSPDPIDSLDNEIRILSSLDCSPYIVQYLGDDVDGSHRNLHLELLPGGTVTDSAAARRLVGKNFSDEGIAKSHARCLVSALRHVHSGGIVHCDVKGRNVIVGHDPMVAKLADFGSAIGAGSRKEPRGSPLWMAPEVVRGEYQGPESDVWSLGCTVIEMVTGRPAWEDKGAYTLSKIGFSDELPEIPAELSAQGRDFLMKCLRRDPKERWSCDQLLRHPFVASDTPDESRIDWSPRCVLDWVSSDFEEDLELESDDESTFGTDAEPCARGRIAELCQGGGPASWESEGWVEVREAGDQLNSARDASCWEYADSEREALGTSSEYCGSSGAEGENSMMLPEYLNGSGGREQVEGKWRRSCQHGTGPVEEEEEPHYCYLAVGSVTGQTQRTGDEVVGIDTRCNNFLLLFLPYLLLLLVILKCDSKYCSKEGTKHFVSYYFTRVPFFLRGWLPFQDRKSTRREHELLLLNFEFAQPANLHRVSFRSWLFGCVWIFLRSWHAM is encoded by the coding sequence ATGCCATCATTCACACGCACACCAACTCTGGACTCTGGACCCCCTCAGCATTCAGCAAATTTCACCCCGCACGACCAATACCTTCTCTTTGAattctctcctcctcctcctcctttttcttcttcaagaaactacatgcatacatatatacagaGCCAGCAACAGCAGAAGCAGCAAATTCTACCTAGGATGGCAACAACGACCTcgtcttctcctcctccttgggTTCGAGGCAAGGTAATAGGGAGAGGCTCCTATGGCACGGTCTCCCTCGCCTTCCACAGGGAAACCGGCCGGGTTTTTGCTGTGAAGTCCGTCGAGCTCGGTTCCTCCCCTGATCCAATCGATTCGTTGGACAACGAAATTCGGATCCTAAGCTCCCTCGATTGCTCACCTTATATCGTCCAGTACCTTGGGGACGATGTCGATGGCTCCCACCGCAACCTTCACCTCGAGCTACTTCCCGGCGGGACTGTCACTGACTCCGCGGCTGCCCGGCGGCTTGTTGGGAAGAATTTCTCCGACGAGGGGATTGCGAAGTCGCACGCGCGGTGCTTGGTCTCCGCCCTCAGGCACGTGCACTCCGGGGGCATTGTCCACTGCGACGTCAAGGGGAGGAACGTGATCGTGGGCCACGACCCGATGGTCGCGAAGCTGGCCGATTTCGGGTCGGCCATCGGGGCGGGGTCCAGGAAGGAGCCTCGTGGCAGCCCTCTGTGGATGGCGCCGGAGGTTGTCCGGGGGGAGTATCAGGGGCCGGAGAGCGACGTCTGGTCTCTTGGCTGCACGGTCATAGAGATGGTAACTGGGCGGCCAGCTTGGGAGGATAAGGGAGCCTACACGCTGAGCAAGATCGGATTCTCCGACGAGCTGCCTGAAATCCCGGCAGAGCTGTCCGCACAGGGCAGGGACTTCCTCATGAAGTGCTTGAGGAGAGATCCCAAGGAGCGGTGGAGCTGCGATCAGCTGCTCCGGCACCCGTTTGTGGCCTCGGATACGCCAGATGAGTCGCGGATTGACTGGTCCCCGCGTTGCGTCCTCGATTGGGTCAGCTCGGATTTCGAAGAGGATCTCGAATTGGAATCGGATGACGAGAGCACCTTCGGGACGGACGCTGAGCCGTGCGCGAGGGGGAGGATCGCGGAATTGTGCCAGGGCGGAGGGCCGGCCAGCTGGGAATCGGAGGGTTGGGTGGAGGTGAGGGAAGCAGGCGACCAGCTCAATTCAGCACGTGACGCTTCATGCTGGGAATATGCGGATTCGGAGAGGGAAGCGCTGGGGACAAGCTCGGAATACTGTGGAAGTTCAGGGGCAGAAGGGGAAAACAGCATGATGTTGCCGGAATATTTAAATGGATCGGGCGGCAGGGAACAAGTGGAGGGGAAGTGGAGGAGGAGCTGTCAGCATGGGACAGGTCCagtggaggaggaagaggaaccTCATTACTGTTACTTAGCTGTTGGCAGCGTGACAGGGCAAACTCAGAGAACCGGAGACGAGGTGGTGGGCATTGACACCCGTTGtaataatttcttattattatttttaccttatttattattattgctcGTAATACTCAAATGCGATAGCAAATATTGTAGTAAAGAAGGCACGAAACATTttgtttcttattattttacacGCGTTCCATTCTTCTTGCGCGGTTGGCTCCCTTTTCAAGATCGAAAGTCGACTCGTCGTGAGCACGAATTGCTTTTGCTCAATTTCGAATTCGCTCAACCAGCCAACTTACATCGTGTTTCTTTTAGGAGTTGGCTTTTTGGGTGTGTCTGGATCTTTCTTAGATCTTGGCATGCGATGTGA
- the LOC116201057 gene encoding ran-binding protein 1 homolog a-like, which yields MASSEPEKEHREDEEAPAGEDEDTGAQVAPIVKLEEVAVTTGEEDEDVILDLKAKLYRFDKDGNQWKERGAGSVKFLKHRESKKVRLVMRQSKTLKICANHSILPTMTVQEHAGNEKSCVWHARDFADGELKDELFCIRFGSIENCKSFMEIFQEIAESLQTKEENKDATAAAGLLEKLAVEEKKTEDKAGEDKAAASKADEEKRPEPEKADAGKDTEAGTSA from the exons ATGGCGTCGTCCGAGCCCGAGAAGGAGCACAGGGAAGATGAGGAAGCTCCCGCCGGAGAAGACGAGGACACCGGAGCTCAGGTCGCTCCTATTGTCAAGCTGGAGGAGGTTGCCGTCACCACCGGCGAGGAAGACGAAGATGTTATACTCGATCT GAAGGCGAAGCTATATCGATTTGATAAAGATGGAAATCAATGGAAAGAGAGAGGTGCTGGCTCCGTGAAGTTTTTGAAGCACAGGGAATCGAAGAAAGTTAGGCTCGTCATGAGGCAGTCCAAGACCCTGAAAATCTGTGCTAATCATTCGA TTTTACCTACTATGACTGTTCAAGAACACGCTGGGAACGAGAAATCCTGCGTATGGCATGCGAGGGACTTTGCTGACGGGGAACTGAAGGATGAGCTCTTCTGCATCAGATTTGGATCAATTGAAA ATTGCAAGAGCTTCATGGAAATATTCCAAGAGATTGCTGAGTCCCTGCAGACAAAAGAGGAGAACAAAGATGCGACTGCTGCTGCTGGACTTCTGGAGAAATTAGCTGTTGAGGAGAAGAAAACTGAGGATAAAGCAGGAGAAGACAAGGCCGCTGCATCGAAAGCAGATGAGGAGAAAAGGCCTGAACCAGAGAAAGCCGATGCAGGGAAGGATACCGAGGCTGGTACTTCGGCataa
- the LOC116200647 gene encoding LOW QUALITY PROTEIN: potassium transporter 1 (The sequence of the model RefSeq protein was modified relative to this genomic sequence to represent the inferred CDS: inserted 4 bases in 4 codons; substituted 1 base at 1 genomic stop codon), which produces MPSTECECEEGVLSSVTVLSWAYQCLGVVYEDISTSPLYVYKTTFSGKLSLHENDEEIFGVLSFIFWTLTLTALFKYVFIVMSADDNGEGGTFALYSLLCRHARLSILPNQQDADEKLSSYAREESTDSXHSSALKSYIERHPKFQTALLIFVLVGTCMAIGDGVLTPAISVLSAVSGVELKIPELHNNYVVMISCVTLVGLFSLQHXWWLLCICGIGVYNTFRWNRQIFHALSPVYMLKFLRRTGTEGWVSLGGVVLSITGVETMFADMGHFSPLSIKLAFTFLMYPXLILTYMGEAAFLSKHHEDIQRSFYKAIPEPVFWPVFVVGSQAVISATFSIISQCCALNCFPPSTKIYGQIYIVEINWMLMGLCLAVTIGLRDTNMIAHAYXLAVTTVMFVMTCLMAMLILVVWKQKLIIAIAFIAISGSIELLYISSCTLKVPEGGWVPLELSLHFVAVMFVWNYGTMKKHEFDVENKVSLDRIVSLGTSLGMVRVPGIELAYTNLGTGVPAVFGHFVTNLPAFHEVLVFVCVKSVQVPYVSEEEWLLISLVGPKECGMFRCIVRYGYKILQQENYSFENRLVSEIVQFVETEVEEVEESTYEHAAPSSGSVLKDESVQILKAKQSGVAYILGXSSSVIKKLAINVVYAFLSKNCREADVVLNVAHMSLLEVGMIYCV; this is translated from the exons ATGCCCTCAACTG AATGTGAATGTGAAGAGGGTGTCCTGTCCTCTGTTACTGTCCTTTCATGGGCTTACCAATGCCTTGGAGTGGTATATGAAGATATCAGCACCTCCCCTCTCTATGTTTACAAGACCACCTTCTCTGGGAAGCTGAGCCTCCACGAGAATGATGAGGAGATTTTTGGGGTTctctcatttattttctggACATTGACTCTCACTGCTCTCTTCAAATACGTTTTCATCGTAATGTCTGCTGATGACAATGGAGAAG GTGGAACATTTGCATTATACTCCCTTCTCTGCAGGCATGCTAGGCTGAGCATTCTACCCAACCAACAAGATGCAGATGAGAAGCTTTCATCCTATGCCAGAGAAGAATCGACTGATT CTCATAGCTCTGCTCTGAAGTCTTATATTGAGAGGCACCCTAAGTTTCAAACGGCGCTCTTGATCTTTGTTCTTGTTGGTACTTGTATGGCAATTGGGGACGGTGTTCTGACACCTGCAATATCAG TTCTCTCAGCAGTTTCAGGAGTCGAACTCAAGATACCAGAACTTCATAATA ATTATGTTGTGATGATCTCGTGTGTCACCTTGGTGGGACTCTTCTCCCTTCAAC CATGGTGGCTCCTCTGCATATGTGGAATCGGCGTCTACAATACTTTTCGATGGAATCGACAGATTTTCCATGCGCTTTCTCCAGTTTACATGTTGAAGTTCCTCCGTAGGACTGGCACTGAAGGGTGGGTCTCACTTGGAGGGGTGGTCCTTTCTATTACAG GAGTGGAGACTATGTTTGCCGATATGGGCcatttctctcctctctcgaTTAAG TTAGCATTCACGTTCCTCATGTATC CATTGATTCTCACATACATGGGGGAGGCGGCATTTCTCTCTAAGCATCACGAAGATATTCAGAGGAGCTTTTATAAAGCCATACCAG AGCCTGTATTCTGGCCAGTTTTTGTTGTGGGGAGTCAGGCTGTGATTTCGGCAACATTCTCCATCATAAGCCAGTGCTGTGCATTGAACTGTTTCCCCCCGTCCACGAAGATATATGGGCAGATTTACATTGTCGAGATCAACTGGATGCTAATGGGCCTTTGTCTTGCTGTGACCATTGGCTTGAGAGACACAAACATGATTGCCCACGCATATT GACTAGCAGTCACGACCGTCATGTTTGTGATGACTTGCTTAATGGCAATGTTGATCTTAGTTGTGTGGAAGCAGAAACTGATCATTGCAATCGCTTTCATTGCGATCTCCGGCTCAATTGAGCTTCTGTACATCTCATCATGCACGCTCAAAGTCCCAGAAGGTGGGTGGGTCCCCCTCGAGCTCTCCCTCCACTTTGTGGCCGTGATGTTCGTGTGGAACTATGGGACAATGAAGAAGCATGAGTTTGATGTGGAGAACAAGGTCTCCCTCGACAGGATCGTCTCCCTGGGCACGAGCCTGGGGATGGTGCGGGTGCCGGGAATTGAGCTGGCGTACACAAATCTCGGGACAGGGGTCCCAGCTGTGTTCGGGCACTTTGTCACGAATTTGCCTGCATTTCACGAGGTGCTGGTTTTCGTCTGCGTGAAGTCTGTACAGGTCCCCTATGTCAGCGAGGAGGAATGGTTGCTGATTAGTCTCGTGGGGCCGAAAGAGTGTGGGATGTTTCGGTGTATTGTGAGGTACGGTTACAAGATTTTGCAGCAGGAGAACTATAGCTTTGAGAATCGGTTGGTCTCCGAAATAGTACAGTTTGTGGAAACTGAAGTAGAAGAAGTAGAAGAGAGCACTTATGAACATGCAGCACCGTCATCTGGGTCGGTTCTCAAGGATGAGTCGGTCCAGATACTGAAGGCGAAGCAGTCGGGGGTCGCTTATATCCTGG AATCGTCTTCTGTCATCAAGAAACTGGCGATCAATGTGGTCTATGCATTCCTGAGCAAGAACTGCAGGGAGGCCGATGTGGTTCTGAACGTGGCCCATATGTCCCTGCTTGAAGTCGGGATGATTTACTGTGTCTAG
- the LOC116201765 gene encoding zinc transporter 6, chloroplastic, giving the protein MGGCVTDTVRELACRDSRAATHLKLISILVIFLTSVAGISSPVLLARFFHGKPAYDRAVLLIKCFAAGVILSTSLVHVLPEAFDSLSDCSVATRHPWRDFPFSGLVTLLGALLALFVDLTASSHVEHAHSPEKAAGAYKYKPLGLGPEEQEKKLSRELGTVMESGELSCHAHDPAPAPAEAEELAKLKQRLVSQVLEIGIIFHSVIIGVTMGMSQNQCTIRPLVAALAFHQIFEGMGLGGCIAQASFKFGTTAYMCFMFSVTTPMGIVLGMIVFSITGYDDNNPNALIMEGLLGSLSSGILIYMALVDLIAVDFFHNQLMNSSLWLKKASFIALTVGSTSMSILALWA; this is encoded by the exons ATGGGTGggtgcgtgacggacacggtTCGAGAGCTCGCTTGCAGGGACAGCCGGGCGGCGACCCACCTCAAACTCATCTCCATCCTCGTCATCTTCCTCACCAGCGTCGCTGGCATCTCCTCCCCCGTCCTCCTCGCCCGCTTCTTCCACGGCAAGCCCGCCTACGACCGCGCCGTCCTCCTCATCAAGTGCTTCGCCGCCGGCGTCATCCTCTCCACCTCCCTCGTCCACGTCCTTCCCGAAGCCTTCGACTCCCTCTCCGACTGCTCCGTCGCCACCCGACACCCCTGGAGGGACTTCCCCTTCTCCGGCCTCGTCACCCTCCTCGGCGCCCTCCTCGCGCTCTTCGTCGACCTCACCGCCAGCTCCCACGTGGAGCACGCCCACAGCCCCGAGAAGGCCGCCGGGGCTTACAAGTACAAGCCCCTCGGCCTGGGGCCGGAGGAGCAGGAGAAGAAGCTATCTCGTGAGCTGGGGACCGTAATGGAGTCGGGGGAGCTGAGCTGCCATGCCCATGACCCGGCCCCGGCCCCGGCGGAGGCGGAGGAGCTCGCGAAGCTGAAGCAGAGGCTGGTGTCTCAGGTGCTGGAGATTGGGATCATATTCCACTCCGTGATCATCGGGGTAACCATGGGGATGTCTCAGAATCAGTGCACCATTAGACCCCTCGTCGCTGCTCTCGCCTTTCATCAGATCTTCGAAGGCATGGGTCTCGGCGGCTGCATTGCTCAG GCGAGTTTCAAATTCGGGACGACGGCCTACATGTGCTTCATGTTCTCCGTCACGACTCCGATGGGCATAGTGTTGGGCATGATTGTGTTCTCGATCACAGGTTACGACGACAACAACCCGAATGCCTTGATCATGGAAGGTCTGCTGGGATCCCTCTCTTCCGGCATACTCATATACATGGCTCTGGTAGATCTGATAGCTGTCGATTTTTTCCATAACCAGCTTATGAACTCTAGTCTGTGGCTGAAGAAGGCGTCTTTCATCGCCCTCACTGTTGGCTCTACGTCTATGTCCATCCTTGCCCTCTGGGCTTGA
- the LOC116200648 gene encoding uncharacterized protein LOC116200648, with protein sequence MGKAATPNPDFSSWHSIAREFDLLNQLHHIEKGDLSLSKYLKDFKSICDQLVAIRKPVSEVNKVFWLLEGLVDKYESFKIPTLRPPIPNYDDAVSQLKGYELRNKYLLRATPSHSVVFAAQALGDFRNSNRGQGAPRGKGSSNRGGYSHQSNQQNNHCGLSHSGSYKPGVPTCQICKRPGHTALKCYDRFNNNYQATDIPQALVVLHVTDPTDEDWHPDTGANVPVTNDPGLEDTPSSGHEK encoded by the exons ATGGGGAAAGCTGCCACTCCAAATCCGGATTTCTCATCTTGG CACTCAATTGCACGTGAATTTGATTTACTGAATCAACTCCATCATATTGAGAAAGGAGATCTTTCCCTTAGCAAATATCTCAAAGATTTTAAGTCCATATGTGATCAATTAGTTGCGATTAGGAAGCCTGTTTCAGAAGTCAATAAGGTCTTCTGGCTGCTTGAGGGTCTCGTAGACAAGTATGAGTCCTTCAAGATCCCCACACTCCGTCCACCGATTCCCAACTATGATGATGCTGTCTCACAGCTCAAGGGCTATGAGCTGCGCAACAAATATCTCCTCCGAGCTACCCCCTCTCACTCTGTGGTTTTTGCTGCCCAAGCTCTAGGAGATTTTCGCAATTCCAACAGGGGCCAAGGTGCTCCTCGAGGGAAAGGATCCTCAAACCGTGGTGGCTATTCTCACCAATCAAATCAGCAGAATAACCATTGTGGCTTGAGTCACTCTGGTTCATACAAACCTGGTGTTCCGACATGTCAAATCTGCAAGCGTCCAGGACACACTGCCCTAAAGTGCTATGATCGCTTCAATAACAACTATCAGGCCACTGATATCCCTCAAGCCTTGGTTGTGCTTCATGTCACAGACCCCACTGATGAGGACTGGCATCCTGACACCGGCGCAAATGTCCCTGTTACAAACGACCCAG GACTCGAAGACACACCGAGTTCTGGTCATGAGAAATAA